In a single window of the Etheostoma spectabile isolate EspeVRDwgs_2016 chromosome 3, UIUC_Espe_1.0, whole genome shotgun sequence genome:
- the tmprss4a gene encoding transmembrane protease serine 4a isoform X1 translates to MWTTAQVPLEESTRPLNSRQAVVPRPGLHRRPMTAPKTQKEKASKRKKVLLTVLAVVILLGILVTAGYFIKELIESKYFFCKRSVKFIPIEEACDGKDDCAGGEDEITCLSSFTVNTTFPVRLITGQLVLQVYSSGAGWRSVCSDDWTEQHTETACKQLGYTYKPRNTSVPVDTLTSFLKTGPFTAIRPGTTNTPIHQATIDRSVCTSRSVVSLTCSDCGKVHSQDRVVGGTDAFIEDWPWQVSLQQGGQHTCGGSLVSPNWVVTAAHCFTSSKKELSRWRVVSGRTYMGTLGGSCVDRIIVNGNYDPALNDYDIALMRLCSPITVEVGRKPVCLPPKASGLPAEASMTVTGWGYLKENGKVSPLLQMASIPLIDRAQCSSPTVYGSAITRRMICAGFLKGGVDACQGDSGGPLVYFTSSHWHLVGVVSWGVGCARERRPGVYSNVEEMLNWIYTVIEENP, encoded by the exons ATGTGG ACAACCGCCCAGGTGCCTCTTGAAGAAAGCACTAGACCATTGAATTCCAGGCAGGCCG TGGTTCCACGCCCAGGCCTCCACAGAAGGCCCATGACGGCTCCGAAGACTCAGAAAGAAAAGGCGTCTAAGAGGAAGAAAGTGTTGCTGACTGTCCTAGCAGTTGTGATCTTACTGGGCATACTGGTTACTGCAGGATACTTCA TTAAGGAGCTGATTGAAAGCAAATATTTCTTCTGCAAGCGTTCAGTAAAGTTCATCCCCATAGAAGAAGCCTGTGATGGGAAAGATGACTGTGCTGGAGGAGAGGATGAAATTACATGTCTCTCAAGCTTTACGGTCAACACTACCTTTCCGg TGCGTCTCATCACAGGGCAGCTGGTCCTGCAGGTGTACAGTAGTGGCGCAGGTTGGCGGAGTGTGTGTAGCGACGACTGGACTGAGCAGCACACCGAGACAGCATGTAAACAACTAGGCTACACATA TAAACCTCGTAACACCAGTGTCCCAGTGGACACTCTGACGTCTTTCCTAAAAACTGGACCATTCACAGCTATCAGGCCTGGGACTACGAACACACCCATACATCAGGCTACCATTGACCG CAGTGTATGCACATCCAGATCCGTGGTATCTTTGACCTGTTCAg ACTGTGGAAAGGTGCACTCTCAGGACCGTGTGGTCGGGGGCACGGATGCTTTCATTGAAGACTGGCCCTGGCAGGTTAGCCTGCAGCAGGGAGGCCAACACACATGTGGAGGGTCACTGGTGTCACCGAATTGGGTTGTCACTGCCGCCCACTGCTTTACTAG CAGTAAAAAGGAGCTGAGTCGCTGGAGAGTGGTGTCAGGCCGGACATATATGGGCACACTGGGAGGTTCCTGTGTGGACAGGATCATAGTGAATGGAAACTACGATCCAGCACTAAACGACTACGACATTGCACTGATGAGACTCTGCAGCCCAATCACAGTGGAAG TGGGCCGCAAGCCGGTTTGTTTACCTCCTAAAGCCTCTGGGCTTCCTGCTGAAGCCTCCATGACTGTGACTGGCTGGGGATACCTGAAGGAAAACG GTAAGGTTTCTCCTTTACTTCAGATGGCCTCCATCCCTCTGATAGACCGGGCGCAGTGTTCCAGCCCCACAGTATATGGTAGCGCCATAACCCGAAGGATGATCTGTGCTGGTTTCTTGAAGGGGGGAGTCGATGCCTGCCAG GGGGACAGTGGGGGCCCTTTGGTGTACTTCACCTCTTCTCATTGGCATCTGGTTGGAGTGGTGAGCTGGGGTGTTGGCTGTGCCCGGGAGAGAAGGCCAGGTGTCTACAGCAACGTTGAAGAGATGCTAAACTGGATTTATACAGTCATTGAG GAAAACCCCTGA
- the tmprss4a gene encoding transmembrane protease serine 4a isoform X2 — protein sequence MTAPKTQKEKASKRKKVLLTVLAVVILLGILVTAGYFIKELIESKYFFCKRSVKFIPIEEACDGKDDCAGGEDEITCLSSFTVNTTFPVRLITGQLVLQVYSSGAGWRSVCSDDWTEQHTETACKQLGYTYKPRNTSVPVDTLTSFLKTGPFTAIRPGTTNTPIHQATIDRSVCTSRSVVSLTCSDCGKVHSQDRVVGGTDAFIEDWPWQVSLQQGGQHTCGGSLVSPNWVVTAAHCFTSSKKELSRWRVVSGRTYMGTLGGSCVDRIIVNGNYDPALNDYDIALMRLCSPITVEVGRKPVCLPPKASGLPAEASMTVTGWGYLKENGKVSPLLQMASIPLIDRAQCSSPTVYGSAITRRMICAGFLKGGVDACQGDSGGPLVYFTSSHWHLVGVVSWGVGCARERRPGVYSNVEEMLNWIYTVIEENP from the exons ATGACGGCTCCGAAGACTCAGAAAGAAAAGGCGTCTAAGAGGAAGAAAGTGTTGCTGACTGTCCTAGCAGTTGTGATCTTACTGGGCATACTGGTTACTGCAGGATACTTCA TTAAGGAGCTGATTGAAAGCAAATATTTCTTCTGCAAGCGTTCAGTAAAGTTCATCCCCATAGAAGAAGCCTGTGATGGGAAAGATGACTGTGCTGGAGGAGAGGATGAAATTACATGTCTCTCAAGCTTTACGGTCAACACTACCTTTCCGg TGCGTCTCATCACAGGGCAGCTGGTCCTGCAGGTGTACAGTAGTGGCGCAGGTTGGCGGAGTGTGTGTAGCGACGACTGGACTGAGCAGCACACCGAGACAGCATGTAAACAACTAGGCTACACATA TAAACCTCGTAACACCAGTGTCCCAGTGGACACTCTGACGTCTTTCCTAAAAACTGGACCATTCACAGCTATCAGGCCTGGGACTACGAACACACCCATACATCAGGCTACCATTGACCG CAGTGTATGCACATCCAGATCCGTGGTATCTTTGACCTGTTCAg ACTGTGGAAAGGTGCACTCTCAGGACCGTGTGGTCGGGGGCACGGATGCTTTCATTGAAGACTGGCCCTGGCAGGTTAGCCTGCAGCAGGGAGGCCAACACACATGTGGAGGGTCACTGGTGTCACCGAATTGGGTTGTCACTGCCGCCCACTGCTTTACTAG CAGTAAAAAGGAGCTGAGTCGCTGGAGAGTGGTGTCAGGCCGGACATATATGGGCACACTGGGAGGTTCCTGTGTGGACAGGATCATAGTGAATGGAAACTACGATCCAGCACTAAACGACTACGACATTGCACTGATGAGACTCTGCAGCCCAATCACAGTGGAAG TGGGCCGCAAGCCGGTTTGTTTACCTCCTAAAGCCTCTGGGCTTCCTGCTGAAGCCTCCATGACTGTGACTGGCTGGGGATACCTGAAGGAAAACG GTAAGGTTTCTCCTTTACTTCAGATGGCCTCCATCCCTCTGATAGACCGGGCGCAGTGTTCCAGCCCCACAGTATATGGTAGCGCCATAACCCGAAGGATGATCTGTGCTGGTTTCTTGAAGGGGGGAGTCGATGCCTGCCAG GGGGACAGTGGGGGCCCTTTGGTGTACTTCACCTCTTCTCATTGGCATCTGGTTGGAGTGGTGAGCTGGGGTGTTGGCTGTGCCCGGGAGAGAAGGCCAGGTGTCTACAGCAACGTTGAAGAGATGCTAAACTGGATTTATACAGTCATTGAG GAAAACCCCTGA
- the il10ra gene encoding interleukin-10 receptor subunit alpha isoform X1, protein MIIYIWIPDMDMSNKTLILVFLIIYINCVSAGQNVPQPGEVHVNILDGEVTVLWKQPADAPSNSQYNVQMGKYIGDWAIVDHCTGIKQTYCDLSSLVRDYHTTYKVKVQLVAGEDKSMWTKFTKFTLNTSKLQPPSFNLWATSSTLTVYVHPKPFLKAMFPYGLTYTIYLEETGQNKKNTTAYLIDDVGDDQRTMSFSSLRWGREYCVSIKVEGNGAPSTNSVSPKQCLQLPEQELNQEIIAVSSLSILGVLAIIVIIATTILCYLKQPEKTPVALKSPVSGWLPLSVGEGAVEVVTDKGWFLSSYKTPVKECVKDQVTHVTVKEDNDAEDRRTSLDSGVGMESNSATNTGESPPMTNEDSGCGSLGGPESSTSCQTDYPQQDERTGTDITWKRKDSGVGLACQLDSSHILLDGQDSGSLKVAGSSYRSQRRSVVQIHVSDDEDEFKQMLLDSVLAEVVTGYRAGPQACICSGAGHCTWCHKQGHYGTEVIKQYRAVCIENGLLSSKCDFVDSHKGELTFSSYSKTTQMDTVMVDDLETTFIQLGDTFPLLTALSPLPLVEEGHDLNMNNMSPSLFDVQLKTE, encoded by the exons ATGATAATATATATCTGGATACCAGACATGGATATGAGCAATAAGACACTGATTCTTGTCTTTCTGATTATCTACATAAACTGTGTGTCAG CAGGACAGAACGTCCCTCAGCCTGGCGAGGTGCATGTGAATATTTTGGATGGAGAGGTAACAGTACTTTGGAAACAACCTGCGGACGCCCCATCAAACTCCCAGTACAATGTACAAATGGGAAA GTACATTGGGGATTGGGCCATAGTGGACCACTGCACAGGGATCAAACAGACCTACTGTGACCTCAGCAGCCTTGTACGTGATTATCATACTACCTACAAGGTCAAAGTTCAGCTGGTTGCAGGAGAAGACAAGTCTATGTGGACAAAATTCACAAAATTTACCCTAAATACAA GCAAATTGCAACCTCCCTCCTTCAATCTGTGGGCTACTTCCAGCACTCTGACAGTTTATGTTCACCCAAAACCTTTTCTCAAAGCAATGTTTCCTTATGGGCTCACCTACACCATCTATCTGGAAGAGAcaggacaaaataaaaag AATACTACAGCATACCTGATAGATGACGTGGGGGACGATCAGAGGACTATGTCTTTCAGTTCCCTCCGCTGGGGGAGAGAGTACTGTGTCAGCATCAAGGTGGAGGGAAATGGAGCTCCTTCCACCAACAGTGTGTCCCCTAAACAGTGTCTGCAGCTGCCAGAGCAAG aATTAAATCAAGAAATAATTGCTGTGTCATCCCTATCTATTCTGGGTGTGTTGGCCATCATTGTTATCATAGCAACCACCATCCTATGTTACCTAAAACAGCCAGAGAAAACGCCTGTTGCATTG AAATCCCCTGTTAGTGGCTGGCTTCCACTCTCTGTTGGAGAAGGGGCTGTGGAGGTTGTTACTGACAAAGGATGGTTCCTGTCCAGTTACAAAACACCAGTGAAAGAATGTGTCAAAGATCAAGTGACACATGTTACGGTAAAAGAAGACAATGATGCGGAGGACAGGAGGACCAGCTTGGACAGCGGGGTGGGCATGGAGTCCAACTCTGCTACAAACACTGGAGAAAGTCCTCCAATGACAAATGAGGACAGTGGCTGTGGGAGCTTGGGAGGACCAGAAAGCTCCACTAGCTGTCAGACAGATTACCCCCAGCAGGATGAGAGGACTGGTACGGACATAACTTGGAAAAGGAAGGACAGTGGGGTGGGGTTGGCCTGCCAGCTTGATTCTTCTCACATTCTTCTGGATGGACAGGACAGTGGGTCTCTTAAGGTTGCTGGGAGTAGTTATCGGAGCCAACGCCGCTCTGTTGTGCAGATTCATGTCtctgatgatgaggatgagttCAAACAGATGCTTCTTGACTCAGTTTTGGCCGAAGTGGTCACAGGTTACAGGGCTGGGCCTCAAGCATGCATCTGCTCAGGAGCAGGTCACTGCACTTGGTGCCATAAACAAGGCCATTATGGAACTGAAGTTATCAAACAATACAGAGCTGTGTGTATAGAAAATGGACTACTGAGCAGCAAATGTGATTTTGTAGACTCTCACAAAGGGGAGCTTACCTTTTCAAGTTAttctaaaacaacacaaatggaCACTGTCATGGTGGATGACTTAGAAACAACTTTTATACAACTGGGGGACACTTTCCCTCTGCTAACAGCTCTATCACCTCTACCCCTAGTGGAGGAAGGACATGACCTCAATATGAACAATatgtccccctctctctttgatGTACAGCTGAAGACTGAATGA
- the il10ra gene encoding interleukin-10 receptor subunit alpha isoform X2, translating to MIIYIWIPDMDMSNKTLILVFLIIYINCVSGQNVPQPGEVHVNILDGEVTVLWKQPADAPSNSQYNVQMGKYIGDWAIVDHCTGIKQTYCDLSSLVRDYHTTYKVKVQLVAGEDKSMWTKFTKFTLNTSKLQPPSFNLWATSSTLTVYVHPKPFLKAMFPYGLTYTIYLEETGQNKKNTTAYLIDDVGDDQRTMSFSSLRWGREYCVSIKVEGNGAPSTNSVSPKQCLQLPEQELNQEIIAVSSLSILGVLAIIVIIATTILCYLKQPEKTPVALKSPVSGWLPLSVGEGAVEVVTDKGWFLSSYKTPVKECVKDQVTHVTVKEDNDAEDRRTSLDSGVGMESNSATNTGESPPMTNEDSGCGSLGGPESSTSCQTDYPQQDERTGTDITWKRKDSGVGLACQLDSSHILLDGQDSGSLKVAGSSYRSQRRSVVQIHVSDDEDEFKQMLLDSVLAEVVTGYRAGPQACICSGAGHCTWCHKQGHYGTEVIKQYRAVCIENGLLSSKCDFVDSHKGELTFSSYSKTTQMDTVMVDDLETTFIQLGDTFPLLTALSPLPLVEEGHDLNMNNMSPSLFDVQLKTE from the exons ATGATAATATATATCTGGATACCAGACATGGATATGAGCAATAAGACACTGATTCTTGTCTTTCTGATTATCTACATAAACTGTGTGTCAG GACAGAACGTCCCTCAGCCTGGCGAGGTGCATGTGAATATTTTGGATGGAGAGGTAACAGTACTTTGGAAACAACCTGCGGACGCCCCATCAAACTCCCAGTACAATGTACAAATGGGAAA GTACATTGGGGATTGGGCCATAGTGGACCACTGCACAGGGATCAAACAGACCTACTGTGACCTCAGCAGCCTTGTACGTGATTATCATACTACCTACAAGGTCAAAGTTCAGCTGGTTGCAGGAGAAGACAAGTCTATGTGGACAAAATTCACAAAATTTACCCTAAATACAA GCAAATTGCAACCTCCCTCCTTCAATCTGTGGGCTACTTCCAGCACTCTGACAGTTTATGTTCACCCAAAACCTTTTCTCAAAGCAATGTTTCCTTATGGGCTCACCTACACCATCTATCTGGAAGAGAcaggacaaaataaaaag AATACTACAGCATACCTGATAGATGACGTGGGGGACGATCAGAGGACTATGTCTTTCAGTTCCCTCCGCTGGGGGAGAGAGTACTGTGTCAGCATCAAGGTGGAGGGAAATGGAGCTCCTTCCACCAACAGTGTGTCCCCTAAACAGTGTCTGCAGCTGCCAGAGCAAG aATTAAATCAAGAAATAATTGCTGTGTCATCCCTATCTATTCTGGGTGTGTTGGCCATCATTGTTATCATAGCAACCACCATCCTATGTTACCTAAAACAGCCAGAGAAAACGCCTGTTGCATTG AAATCCCCTGTTAGTGGCTGGCTTCCACTCTCTGTTGGAGAAGGGGCTGTGGAGGTTGTTACTGACAAAGGATGGTTCCTGTCCAGTTACAAAACACCAGTGAAAGAATGTGTCAAAGATCAAGTGACACATGTTACGGTAAAAGAAGACAATGATGCGGAGGACAGGAGGACCAGCTTGGACAGCGGGGTGGGCATGGAGTCCAACTCTGCTACAAACACTGGAGAAAGTCCTCCAATGACAAATGAGGACAGTGGCTGTGGGAGCTTGGGAGGACCAGAAAGCTCCACTAGCTGTCAGACAGATTACCCCCAGCAGGATGAGAGGACTGGTACGGACATAACTTGGAAAAGGAAGGACAGTGGGGTGGGGTTGGCCTGCCAGCTTGATTCTTCTCACATTCTTCTGGATGGACAGGACAGTGGGTCTCTTAAGGTTGCTGGGAGTAGTTATCGGAGCCAACGCCGCTCTGTTGTGCAGATTCATGTCtctgatgatgaggatgagttCAAACAGATGCTTCTTGACTCAGTTTTGGCCGAAGTGGTCACAGGTTACAGGGCTGGGCCTCAAGCATGCATCTGCTCAGGAGCAGGTCACTGCACTTGGTGCCATAAACAAGGCCATTATGGAACTGAAGTTATCAAACAATACAGAGCTGTGTGTATAGAAAATGGACTACTGAGCAGCAAATGTGATTTTGTAGACTCTCACAAAGGGGAGCTTACCTTTTCAAGTTAttctaaaacaacacaaatggaCACTGTCATGGTGGATGACTTAGAAACAACTTTTATACAACTGGGGGACACTTTCCCTCTGCTAACAGCTCTATCACCTCTACCCCTAGTGGAGGAAGGACATGACCTCAATATGAACAATatgtccccctctctctttgatGTACAGCTGAAGACTGAATGA
- the il10ra gene encoding interleukin-10 receptor subunit alpha isoform X4, with product MIIYIWIPDMDMSNKTLILVFLIIYINCVSGQNVPQPGEVHVNILDGEVTVLWKQPADAPSNSQYNVQMGKYIGDWAIVDHCTGIKQTYCDLSSLVRDYHTTYKVKVQLVAGEDKSMWTKFTKFTLNTSKLQPPSFNLWATSSTLTVYVHPKPFLKAMFPYGLTYTIYLEETGQNKKNTTAYLIDDVGDDQRTMSFSSLRWGREYCVSIKVEGNGAPSTNSVSPKQCLQLPEQEIIAVSSLSILGVLAIIVIIATTILCYLKQPEKTPVALKSPVSGWLPLSVGEGAVEVVTDKGWFLSSYKTPVKECVKDQVTHVTVKEDNDAEDRRTSLDSGVGMESNSATNTGESPPMTNEDSGCGSLGGPESSTSCQTDYPQQDERTGTDITWKRKDSGVGLACQLDSSHILLDGQDSGSLKVAGSSYRSQRRSVVQIHVSDDEDEFKQMLLDSVLAEVVTGYRAGPQACICSGAGHCTWCHKQGHYGTEVIKQYRAVCIENGLLSSKCDFVDSHKGELTFSSYSKTTQMDTVMVDDLETTFIQLGDTFPLLTALSPLPLVEEGHDLNMNNMSPSLFDVQLKTE from the exons ATGATAATATATATCTGGATACCAGACATGGATATGAGCAATAAGACACTGATTCTTGTCTTTCTGATTATCTACATAAACTGTGTGTCAG GACAGAACGTCCCTCAGCCTGGCGAGGTGCATGTGAATATTTTGGATGGAGAGGTAACAGTACTTTGGAAACAACCTGCGGACGCCCCATCAAACTCCCAGTACAATGTACAAATGGGAAA GTACATTGGGGATTGGGCCATAGTGGACCACTGCACAGGGATCAAACAGACCTACTGTGACCTCAGCAGCCTTGTACGTGATTATCATACTACCTACAAGGTCAAAGTTCAGCTGGTTGCAGGAGAAGACAAGTCTATGTGGACAAAATTCACAAAATTTACCCTAAATACAA GCAAATTGCAACCTCCCTCCTTCAATCTGTGGGCTACTTCCAGCACTCTGACAGTTTATGTTCACCCAAAACCTTTTCTCAAAGCAATGTTTCCTTATGGGCTCACCTACACCATCTATCTGGAAGAGAcaggacaaaataaaaag AATACTACAGCATACCTGATAGATGACGTGGGGGACGATCAGAGGACTATGTCTTTCAGTTCCCTCCGCTGGGGGAGAGAGTACTGTGTCAGCATCAAGGTGGAGGGAAATGGAGCTCCTTCCACCAACAGTGTGTCCCCTAAACAGTGTCTGCAGCTGCCAGAGCAAG AAATAATTGCTGTGTCATCCCTATCTATTCTGGGTGTGTTGGCCATCATTGTTATCATAGCAACCACCATCCTATGTTACCTAAAACAGCCAGAGAAAACGCCTGTTGCATTG AAATCCCCTGTTAGTGGCTGGCTTCCACTCTCTGTTGGAGAAGGGGCTGTGGAGGTTGTTACTGACAAAGGATGGTTCCTGTCCAGTTACAAAACACCAGTGAAAGAATGTGTCAAAGATCAAGTGACACATGTTACGGTAAAAGAAGACAATGATGCGGAGGACAGGAGGACCAGCTTGGACAGCGGGGTGGGCATGGAGTCCAACTCTGCTACAAACACTGGAGAAAGTCCTCCAATGACAAATGAGGACAGTGGCTGTGGGAGCTTGGGAGGACCAGAAAGCTCCACTAGCTGTCAGACAGATTACCCCCAGCAGGATGAGAGGACTGGTACGGACATAACTTGGAAAAGGAAGGACAGTGGGGTGGGGTTGGCCTGCCAGCTTGATTCTTCTCACATTCTTCTGGATGGACAGGACAGTGGGTCTCTTAAGGTTGCTGGGAGTAGTTATCGGAGCCAACGCCGCTCTGTTGTGCAGATTCATGTCtctgatgatgaggatgagttCAAACAGATGCTTCTTGACTCAGTTTTGGCCGAAGTGGTCACAGGTTACAGGGCTGGGCCTCAAGCATGCATCTGCTCAGGAGCAGGTCACTGCACTTGGTGCCATAAACAAGGCCATTATGGAACTGAAGTTATCAAACAATACAGAGCTGTGTGTATAGAAAATGGACTACTGAGCAGCAAATGTGATTTTGTAGACTCTCACAAAGGGGAGCTTACCTTTTCAAGTTAttctaaaacaacacaaatggaCACTGTCATGGTGGATGACTTAGAAACAACTTTTATACAACTGGGGGACACTTTCCCTCTGCTAACAGCTCTATCACCTCTACCCCTAGTGGAGGAAGGACATGACCTCAATATGAACAATatgtccccctctctctttgatGTACAGCTGAAGACTGAATGA
- the il10ra gene encoding interleukin-10 receptor subunit alpha isoform X3 encodes MIIYIWIPDMDMSNKTLILVFLIIYINCVSAGQNVPQPGEVHVNILDGEVTVLWKQPADAPSNSQYNVQMGKYIGDWAIVDHCTGIKQTYCDLSSLVRDYHTTYKVKVQLVAGEDKSMWTKFTKFTLNTSKLQPPSFNLWATSSTLTVYVHPKPFLKAMFPYGLTYTIYLEETGQNKKNTTAYLIDDVGDDQRTMSFSSLRWGREYCVSIKVEGNGAPSTNSVSPKQCLQLPEQEIIAVSSLSILGVLAIIVIIATTILCYLKQPEKTPVALKSPVSGWLPLSVGEGAVEVVTDKGWFLSSYKTPVKECVKDQVTHVTVKEDNDAEDRRTSLDSGVGMESNSATNTGESPPMTNEDSGCGSLGGPESSTSCQTDYPQQDERTGTDITWKRKDSGVGLACQLDSSHILLDGQDSGSLKVAGSSYRSQRRSVVQIHVSDDEDEFKQMLLDSVLAEVVTGYRAGPQACICSGAGHCTWCHKQGHYGTEVIKQYRAVCIENGLLSSKCDFVDSHKGELTFSSYSKTTQMDTVMVDDLETTFIQLGDTFPLLTALSPLPLVEEGHDLNMNNMSPSLFDVQLKTE; translated from the exons ATGATAATATATATCTGGATACCAGACATGGATATGAGCAATAAGACACTGATTCTTGTCTTTCTGATTATCTACATAAACTGTGTGTCAG CAGGACAGAACGTCCCTCAGCCTGGCGAGGTGCATGTGAATATTTTGGATGGAGAGGTAACAGTACTTTGGAAACAACCTGCGGACGCCCCATCAAACTCCCAGTACAATGTACAAATGGGAAA GTACATTGGGGATTGGGCCATAGTGGACCACTGCACAGGGATCAAACAGACCTACTGTGACCTCAGCAGCCTTGTACGTGATTATCATACTACCTACAAGGTCAAAGTTCAGCTGGTTGCAGGAGAAGACAAGTCTATGTGGACAAAATTCACAAAATTTACCCTAAATACAA GCAAATTGCAACCTCCCTCCTTCAATCTGTGGGCTACTTCCAGCACTCTGACAGTTTATGTTCACCCAAAACCTTTTCTCAAAGCAATGTTTCCTTATGGGCTCACCTACACCATCTATCTGGAAGAGAcaggacaaaataaaaag AATACTACAGCATACCTGATAGATGACGTGGGGGACGATCAGAGGACTATGTCTTTCAGTTCCCTCCGCTGGGGGAGAGAGTACTGTGTCAGCATCAAGGTGGAGGGAAATGGAGCTCCTTCCACCAACAGTGTGTCCCCTAAACAGTGTCTGCAGCTGCCAGAGCAAG AAATAATTGCTGTGTCATCCCTATCTATTCTGGGTGTGTTGGCCATCATTGTTATCATAGCAACCACCATCCTATGTTACCTAAAACAGCCAGAGAAAACGCCTGTTGCATTG AAATCCCCTGTTAGTGGCTGGCTTCCACTCTCTGTTGGAGAAGGGGCTGTGGAGGTTGTTACTGACAAAGGATGGTTCCTGTCCAGTTACAAAACACCAGTGAAAGAATGTGTCAAAGATCAAGTGACACATGTTACGGTAAAAGAAGACAATGATGCGGAGGACAGGAGGACCAGCTTGGACAGCGGGGTGGGCATGGAGTCCAACTCTGCTACAAACACTGGAGAAAGTCCTCCAATGACAAATGAGGACAGTGGCTGTGGGAGCTTGGGAGGACCAGAAAGCTCCACTAGCTGTCAGACAGATTACCCCCAGCAGGATGAGAGGACTGGTACGGACATAACTTGGAAAAGGAAGGACAGTGGGGTGGGGTTGGCCTGCCAGCTTGATTCTTCTCACATTCTTCTGGATGGACAGGACAGTGGGTCTCTTAAGGTTGCTGGGAGTAGTTATCGGAGCCAACGCCGCTCTGTTGTGCAGATTCATGTCtctgatgatgaggatgagttCAAACAGATGCTTCTTGACTCAGTTTTGGCCGAAGTGGTCACAGGTTACAGGGCTGGGCCTCAAGCATGCATCTGCTCAGGAGCAGGTCACTGCACTTGGTGCCATAAACAAGGCCATTATGGAACTGAAGTTATCAAACAATACAGAGCTGTGTGTATAGAAAATGGACTACTGAGCAGCAAATGTGATTTTGTAGACTCTCACAAAGGGGAGCTTACCTTTTCAAGTTAttctaaaacaacacaaatggaCACTGTCATGGTGGATGACTTAGAAACAACTTTTATACAACTGGGGGACACTTTCCCTCTGCTAACAGCTCTATCACCTCTACCCCTAGTGGAGGAAGGACATGACCTCAATATGAACAATatgtccccctctctctttgatGTACAGCTGAAGACTGAATGA